From the Burkholderia ubonensis genome, one window contains:
- a CDS encoding MATE family efflux transporter produces MPDSALSPAAGAHPTDVSHRRLLALAFPIVLANLTQPILGAVDTAVAGHLDGAQYLGGVTLGGLVFNFVFWGFGFLRMGTTGLVAQAHGARDDNGIRLNLLRALIAAFALGAAVLALQAPLLSIALTALGGSDAVRATALTYGHARIWSAPFALANYVVLGYLLGVQRVRLALVAQVFINAVNIGAVLLYVYGFDWGIAGIGAATATADACGFALGAWMLWRLRPRGLPPLAARALIDRAALVRLIALNRDIFIRTLCLLTAFGWFAHLGAQQGDATLAANALLLNFQTFMAYGLDGFAHAAEALVGAAAGARDRAAFRQAVRVTLFWSALGALAFTLVYWTAGGWIVARLTDQAAIRAVADRYLPWAALSPVVSVWGFLLDGVFIGATQTRALLRAMVVSFAVFAAAALTLVGPFGNHGLWLALLLFMAARGATLARYLPGLSARIGGDARAAPTSAA; encoded by the coding sequence ATGCCCGACTCCGCCTTGTCGCCCGCGGCCGGCGCACACCCGACCGATGTGTCGCATCGGCGCTTGCTCGCGCTCGCTTTCCCGATCGTCCTCGCGAACCTGACCCAGCCGATTCTCGGCGCGGTCGACACGGCCGTTGCCGGCCACCTCGACGGCGCGCAGTATCTCGGCGGCGTCACGCTCGGCGGGCTGGTCTTCAATTTCGTGTTCTGGGGCTTCGGCTTCCTGCGGATGGGCACGACGGGCCTCGTCGCGCAGGCGCACGGCGCGCGCGACGACAACGGCATCCGGCTGAACCTGCTGCGCGCACTGATCGCCGCGTTCGCGCTCGGCGCCGCGGTGCTGGCGCTGCAGGCGCCGCTGCTGTCGATTGCGCTCACCGCGCTGGGCGGCAGCGACGCGGTGCGCGCCACGGCGCTGACGTACGGCCACGCGCGGATCTGGAGCGCCCCGTTCGCGCTCGCGAACTACGTCGTGCTCGGCTACCTGCTCGGGGTGCAGCGGGTCCGGCTCGCGCTCGTCGCGCAGGTGTTCATCAACGCGGTGAACATCGGCGCGGTGCTGCTGTACGTGTACGGCTTCGACTGGGGCATCGCCGGCATCGGCGCCGCGACCGCCACCGCGGACGCGTGCGGCTTCGCGCTCGGCGCGTGGATGCTGTGGCGGCTGCGGCCGCGCGGCCTGCCGCCGCTCGCCGCGCGTGCGCTCATCGACCGCGCCGCGCTCGTGCGCCTCATCGCATTGAATCGCGACATCTTCATCCGCACGCTGTGCCTGCTGACCGCGTTCGGCTGGTTCGCGCACCTCGGTGCGCAACAGGGCGACGCGACGCTGGCGGCGAACGCACTGCTGCTCAACTTCCAGACCTTCATGGCGTACGGCCTCGACGGCTTCGCGCATGCGGCCGAAGCGCTCGTCGGCGCGGCGGCCGGTGCGCGCGATCGCGCGGCGTTCCGGCAGGCGGTCCGCGTCACGCTGTTCTGGTCCGCGCTCGGCGCGCTGGCGTTCACGCTCGTCTACTGGACGGCGGGCGGCTGGATCGTCGCGCGCCTGACCGACCAGGCGGCAATCCGCGCGGTCGCGGATCGCTATCTGCCGTGGGCCGCGCTCTCGCCCGTCGTGTCCGTGTGGGGATTCCTGCTCGACGGCGTGTTCATCGGCGCGACGCAGACCCGTGCGCTGCTGCGCGCAATGGTCGTGTCGTTCGCGGTGTTCGCCGCCGCCGCGCTCACCCTCGTCGGCCCGTTCGGCAATCACGGGCTCTGGCTCGCGCTGCTGCTGTTCATGGCCGCGCGCGGCGCGACGCTCGCGCGCTACCTGCCCGGCTTGTCGGCGCGGATCGGCGGCGACGCGCGGGCGGCGCCGACATCCGCCGCATAG
- the ppx gene encoding exopolyphosphatase, producing the protein MVTTPHLLAAVDLGSNSFRLIVGRIEETPAGSQIYPVDALREPVRLAAGLSSDKMLDRASQERGWEALKRFGERLRDFHPDHVRAVATNTLRVAKNAGEFLVEAEAALGFPIEVIAGREEARLIYAGAAHSVPASAGKRLVVDIGGGSTEFIIGSHYTPLVMESLYIGCVSHSRAFFPAGNVDEYTMRQAELAAKREIQIISGEYKKAGWDQAIGSSGTARALAELVEANGFNDPGVSHGISRGGLERLKRALIKSENVNRLKLVALKPDRVPVLAGGLAIMLAVFEELGIDYVDTTDGALRLGVLYDLLGRAQHEDMRAVTVEGFTRRYGVDRAQAERIAALAVRFYDQLEDEPDDERREESRMFLGWAAALHEIGLSISHSAYHKHSAYIASNADMPGFSRTDQARLAALVLGHAGKLGKLSQAREVEWPLLFCLRLAALLCRRRTDAGLPDISVTQMKKGGYEVRLPGAWVEQNPLTDYSLSQEAAEWEKVGIPYRVVYTGA; encoded by the coding sequence ATGGTTACGACCCCCCACTTGCTGGCTGCCGTGGATCTCGGCTCGAACAGCTTCCGGCTGATCGTCGGGCGCATCGAGGAGACGCCGGCGGGCAGCCAGATCTATCCTGTCGACGCGCTGCGCGAGCCGGTGCGGCTCGCAGCGGGCCTGTCGAGCGACAAGATGCTCGATCGCGCGTCGCAGGAGCGTGGCTGGGAGGCCCTCAAGCGATTCGGCGAACGGCTGCGCGATTTCCATCCGGATCACGTGCGTGCGGTCGCGACCAACACGCTGCGCGTCGCGAAGAACGCGGGCGAATTTCTCGTCGAGGCCGAAGCGGCGCTCGGCTTCCCGATCGAGGTGATCGCGGGCCGCGAAGAGGCGCGCCTGATCTATGCGGGCGCCGCGCATTCGGTGCCGGCGAGCGCCGGCAAGCGGCTCGTCGTCGACATCGGCGGCGGCTCGACCGAATTCATCATCGGCTCGCACTACACGCCGCTCGTGATGGAAAGCCTGTACATCGGCTGCGTGAGCCACAGCCGCGCGTTCTTCCCGGCCGGCAACGTCGACGAATACACGATGCGGCAGGCCGAGCTCGCCGCGAAGCGCGAGATCCAGATCATCTCGGGCGAGTACAAGAAGGCGGGGTGGGACCAGGCGATCGGCTCGTCGGGCACCGCGCGCGCGCTCGCGGAGCTCGTCGAGGCGAACGGCTTCAACGATCCCGGCGTGTCGCACGGGATTTCGCGCGGCGGGCTGGAGCGCCTGAAGCGCGCGCTGATCAAGTCCGAGAACGTCAACCGGCTGAAGCTCGTCGCGCTGAAGCCCGACCGCGTGCCGGTGCTCGCGGGCGGGCTGGCGATCATGCTCGCGGTGTTCGAGGAGCTCGGCATCGACTACGTCGACACGACCGACGGCGCGCTGCGCCTCGGCGTGCTGTACGACCTGCTCGGCCGCGCGCAGCACGAGGACATGCGCGCGGTGACCGTCGAGGGCTTCACGCGCCGCTACGGCGTGGATCGCGCGCAGGCCGAGCGGATCGCCGCGCTGGCGGTGCGCTTCTACGACCAGCTCGAGGACGAGCCGGACGACGAGCGCCGCGAGGAAAGCCGGATGTTCCTCGGCTGGGCGGCGGCGCTGCACGAGATCGGCCTGTCGATTTCGCACAGCGCGTATCACAAGCATTCCGCTTACATCGCGAGCAACGCGGACATGCCGGGTTTCTCGCGCACCGACCAGGCGCGGCTCGCCGCGCTCGTGCTCGGCCATGCGGGCAAGCTCGGCAAGCTGTCGCAGGCGCGCGAGGTCGAATGGCCGCTGCTGTTCTGCCTGCGGCTGGCCGCGCTGCTGTGCCGGCGCCGCACGGATGCGGGGCTGCCGGACATTTCGGTCACCCAGATGAAGAAGGGCGGCTACGAAGTGCGCCTGCCGGGCGCGTGGGTCGAGCAGAATCCGCTGACCGACTACAGCCTCAGCCAGGAGGCGGCGGAATGGGAGAAGGTCGGCATCCCGTATCGCGTCGTCTATACCGGCGCTTGA
- the pstB gene encoding phosphate ABC transporter ATP-binding protein PstB, producing the protein MNMAESHLNPIERVAAPAGTHGATDGRPLAPLNAKIEVNNLNFFYNKFHALKNINLRIPEGKVTAFIGPSGCGKSTLLRTFNKMYALYPEQRAEGEILMDGENLLTTKRDISLLRARIGMVFQKPTPFPMSIYDNIAFGVKMFEKLTRSEMDDRVEWALTKAALWNEVKDKLGQSGYGLSGGQQQRLCIARGIAIRPEVLLLDEPCSALDPISTGRIEELIAELKSDYTVVIVTHNMQQAARCSDYTAYMYLGELIEFGETEKIFIKPVRKETEDYITGRFG; encoded by the coding sequence ATGAACATGGCAGAAAGCCACCTGAATCCCATCGAACGTGTCGCCGCGCCGGCCGGGACGCACGGCGCGACGGACGGCCGTCCGCTCGCGCCGCTGAACGCGAAGATCGAGGTCAACAATCTCAACTTCTTCTACAACAAGTTCCACGCGCTGAAGAACATCAACCTGCGCATTCCCGAAGGGAAGGTGACGGCGTTCATCGGCCCGTCGGGCTGCGGCAAGTCGACGCTGCTGCGCACGTTCAACAAGATGTACGCGCTCTATCCGGAGCAGCGCGCCGAAGGCGAGATCCTGATGGACGGCGAGAACCTGCTGACCACCAAGCGCGACATCTCGCTGTTGCGCGCGCGGATCGGCATGGTGTTCCAGAAACCGACCCCGTTTCCGATGTCGATCTATGACAACATCGCATTCGGCGTGAAAATGTTCGAGAAGCTCACGCGCTCGGAAATGGACGACCGCGTCGAATGGGCGCTGACGAAGGCCGCGCTGTGGAACGAAGTGAAGGACAAGCTGGGCCAGAGCGGCTACGGCCTGTCCGGCGGCCAGCAGCAGCGTCTGTGCATCGCGCGCGGCATCGCGATCCGTCCGGAAGTGCTGCTGCTCGACGAGCCGTGCTCGGCGCTCGACCCGATCTCGACGGGCCGCATCGAAGAGCTGATCGCGGAGCTGAAGAGCGACTATACGGTCGTGATCGTCACGCACAACATGCAGCAGGCGGCGCGCTGCTCGGACTACACGGCCTACATGTACCTGGGCGAGCTGATCGAATTCGGCGAGACCGAGAAGATCTTCATCAAGCCGGTACGCAAGGAAACGGAAGACTACATCACCGGCCGCTTCGGTTGA
- the phoB gene encoding phosphate regulon transcriptional regulator PhoB — MPSNILVIEDEPAISELISVNLQHAGHCPIRAYNAEQAANLISDVLPDLVLLDWMLPGKSGIAFARDLRNNERTKHIPIIMLTARGDEQDKVLGLEIGADDYVTKPFSPKELMARIKAVLRRRAPQLTEDVVSINGLRLDPATHRVAAHADGSEIKLDLGPTEFRLLHFFMTHPERVHSRTQLLDQVWGDHVFVEERTVDVHIKRLRAALKPAGCDAMIETVRGSGYRLAKHA, encoded by the coding sequence ATGCCCAGCAACATTCTCGTCATCGAAGACGAACCCGCGATATCCGAGCTGATCTCGGTGAATCTCCAGCATGCCGGACACTGCCCGATCCGCGCGTACAACGCGGAGCAGGCGGCGAACCTGATCAGCGACGTGCTGCCCGATCTCGTGCTGCTCGACTGGATGCTGCCGGGCAAGTCCGGCATCGCGTTCGCGCGCGACCTGCGCAACAACGAGCGCACCAAGCACATCCCGATCATCATGCTGACCGCGCGCGGCGACGAGCAGGACAAGGTGCTCGGCCTCGAGATCGGCGCGGACGACTACGTGACCAAGCCGTTCTCGCCGAAGGAGCTGATGGCGCGCATCAAGGCGGTGCTGCGCCGCCGCGCGCCGCAGCTGACCGAGGACGTCGTGTCGATCAACGGGCTGCGTCTCGACCCGGCCACGCACCGGGTCGCCGCGCACGCGGACGGCAGCGAGATCAAGCTCGATCTCGGCCCGACCGAGTTCCGCCTGCTGCACTTCTTCATGACCCACCCGGAGCGCGTGCACAGCCGCACGCAGCTGCTCGACCAGGTGTGGGGCGACCACGTGTTCGTCGAGGAACGCACCGTCGACGTGCATATCAAGCGATTGCGTGCGGCCCTCAAGCCGGCGGGTTGCGACGCGATGATCGAAACGGTCCGCGGCAGCGGCTACCGGCTCGCGAAGCACGCGTGA
- a CDS encoding GNAT family N-acetyltransferase, producing MRELPTPTLPFASLPLDSARRHLPRAAETVTAEFRLRAAWARTEDELREAQRLRYSVFAEEMGAQVSGPAGLDVDPFDAYCDHLLVRDLDTLKVVGTYRVLPPHEAARVGRLYAEGEFDLSRLTHLRGKMVEVGRSCVHSDYRSGAVIMALWGGLGAYMMQNGYETMLGCASVSMADGGHYAANLYQSLPASALTDPEYRAFPHTALPVDELQTGVAVAPPPLIKGYLRLGAKICGAPAWDPDFNCADFLTLFRLSDINARYARHFLG from the coding sequence ATGCGAGAACTGCCGACGCCTACGCTCCCCTTTGCCTCGCTGCCCCTCGACTCGGCGCGGCGCCACCTGCCGCGCGCCGCTGAAACCGTCACGGCGGAGTTCCGCCTGCGCGCCGCTTGGGCGCGCACGGAAGACGAGCTGCGCGAGGCCCAGCGCCTGCGCTACAGCGTGTTCGCCGAAGAGATGGGCGCGCAGGTCAGCGGTCCCGCCGGTCTCGACGTGGATCCTTTCGACGCCTATTGCGACCACCTGCTGGTTCGCGACCTCGACACCCTGAAGGTCGTCGGCACGTATCGCGTGCTGCCGCCGCACGAGGCCGCCCGTGTCGGCCGCCTGTACGCGGAAGGGGAATTCGACCTGTCGCGCCTGACGCACCTGCGCGGCAAGATGGTCGAGGTCGGCCGCTCGTGCGTGCATAGCGACTATCGCAGCGGCGCGGTCATCATGGCGCTCTGGGGCGGCCTCGGCGCGTACATGATGCAGAACGGCTATGAGACGATGCTCGGCTGCGCGAGCGTGTCGATGGCCGACGGCGGCCACTACGCGGCGAACCTGTACCAGTCGCTGCCGGCCAGCGCACTGACCGATCCCGAATATCGCGCGTTCCCGCACACGGCGCTGCCGGTCGACGAGCTGCAGACCGGCGTCGCCGTTGCGCCGCCGCCGCTGATCAAGGGCTACCTGCGGCTCGGCGCGAAGATCTGCGGCGCACCCGCCTGGGATCCGGACTTCAACTGCGCGGATTTCCTGACGCTGTTCCGCCTGTCCGACATAAACGCGCGCTACGCCCGCCACTTCCTGGGCTGA
- the ppk1 gene encoding polyphosphate kinase 1 produces the protein MSARYPLLNRELGILGFNERVLAQAADPHVPLLERLRFVCITSSNLDEFFEVRMAGLQEQIRDNPGALTPDGMSLQHAYDLVVERAQRLVHRQYTMLHETVLPALEQEGIYFHSSDSWNDEQTEWARRYFFDELLPVLTPIGLDPAHPFPRVLNKSLNFVVELEGRDAFGRQAVLGIVQAPRALPRVVRMPQPLSGFEHGFVLLSSFMQRFVGELFPQLVVKSCNQFRITRNSELFVDEDEITNLRVALQGELPARHLGNAVRLEVSADTPPHIVRRLLEEGGLGEKDCYRVIGSVNLVRLMQIPDLVDRPDLKFAPFTASIPPGIANAPSMFDAIDDGDILLHHPYESFQPVLELLQQAAQDPSVVAIKQTIYRTGTDSPLMDALMEAARNGKEVTVVVELLARFDEETNINWASQLEAVGAHVVYGVVGHKCHAKMMLIVRRVVQGGKASLRRYVHLGTGNYHPRTARLYSDFGLMTADQKICEDVHHVFQQLTGIGGELTLHELWQSPFTLHPRIIDGIRAETENARAGKRARIVAKMNALLEPSVIAALYEASQAGVKVDLIVRGVCALKPGVPGLSDNITVRSIVGRFLEHHRIYYFHANGAEDVYLSSADWMDRNLFRRVEVAFPIRERKLKRRVIAEGLSVFLGDNQSAWLMQSDGHYRRRRAGKTTRNAQLGLLAKFCS, from the coding sequence ATGTCCGCCCGCTACCCGCTTCTCAATCGTGAACTCGGCATCCTGGGATTCAACGAGCGCGTGCTCGCACAGGCGGCCGACCCGCATGTCCCGCTGCTGGAGCGCCTGCGCTTCGTCTGCATCACGAGCAGCAACCTGGACGAATTCTTCGAAGTGCGGATGGCCGGCCTGCAGGAGCAGATCCGCGACAATCCCGGCGCGCTCACGCCCGACGGCATGTCGCTGCAACACGCTTACGACCTCGTCGTCGAGCGCGCGCAGCGGCTCGTGCACCGGCAGTACACGATGCTGCACGAAACTGTGCTGCCGGCGCTCGAGCAGGAAGGCATCTACTTCCACAGCAGCGATTCGTGGAACGACGAGCAGACCGAGTGGGCGCGGCGCTACTTCTTCGACGAGCTGCTGCCGGTGCTGACGCCGATCGGCCTCGATCCCGCGCACCCGTTTCCGCGCGTGCTGAACAAGAGCCTGAACTTCGTCGTCGAGCTCGAGGGCCGCGACGCGTTCGGCCGCCAGGCCGTGCTCGGCATCGTGCAGGCGCCGCGCGCGCTGCCGCGCGTCGTGCGCATGCCGCAGCCGCTGTCCGGATTCGAGCACGGCTTCGTGCTGCTGAGCTCGTTCATGCAGCGCTTCGTCGGCGAGCTGTTCCCGCAGCTCGTCGTGAAGAGCTGCAACCAGTTCCGCATCACGCGCAACAGTGAGCTGTTCGTCGACGAAGACGAAATCACGAACCTGCGCGTCGCGCTGCAGGGCGAACTGCCCGCGCGCCACCTCGGCAACGCGGTGCGCCTCGAGGTGTCCGCCGACACGCCGCCGCACATCGTGCGGCGCCTGCTCGAGGAAGGCGGGCTCGGCGAGAAGGATTGCTATCGGGTGATCGGCTCGGTGAACCTCGTGCGGCTGATGCAGATCCCCGATCTCGTCGACCGGCCGGACCTGAAATTCGCGCCGTTCACCGCGTCGATCCCGCCGGGAATCGCGAATGCGCCGTCGATGTTCGACGCGATCGACGACGGCGACATCCTGCTGCATCACCCGTACGAGAGCTTCCAGCCCGTGCTCGAGCTGCTGCAGCAGGCGGCGCAGGACCCGAGCGTCGTCGCGATCAAGCAGACGATCTACCGCACCGGCACCGATTCGCCGCTGATGGACGCGCTGATGGAAGCCGCGCGCAACGGCAAGGAAGTGACCGTCGTCGTCGAGCTGCTCGCGCGCTTCGACGAGGAAACCAACATCAACTGGGCGTCGCAGCTCGAAGCCGTCGGCGCGCACGTCGTGTACGGCGTCGTCGGGCACAAGTGCCACGCGAAGATGATGCTGATCGTGCGGCGCGTCGTGCAGGGCGGCAAGGCGTCGCTGCGCCGCTACGTGCACCTCGGCACCGGCAACTACCATCCGCGCACCGCGCGCCTCTATTCCGACTTCGGGCTGATGACGGCCGACCAGAAGATCTGCGAGGACGTGCATCACGTGTTCCAGCAGCTGACCGGCATCGGCGGCGAGCTGACGCTGCACGAGCTGTGGCAGTCGCCGTTCACGCTGCATCCGCGCATCATCGACGGCATCCGCGCCGAAACCGAGAACGCGCGCGCCGGCAAGCGCGCACGCATCGTCGCGAAGATGAACGCGCTGCTCGAGCCGTCGGTGATCGCCGCGCTGTACGAAGCGTCGCAGGCGGGCGTGAAGGTCGACCTGATCGTGCGCGGCGTCTGCGCGCTGAAGCCGGGCGTGCCGGGGCTGTCGGACAACATCACGGTGCGCTCGATCGTCGGCCGCTTCCTCGAGCATCACCGCATCTACTATTTCCACGCGAACGGCGCGGAAGACGTGTACCTGTCGAGCGCGGACTGGATGGACCGCAACCTGTTCCGCCGCGTCGAGGTCGCGTTCCCGATCCGCGAGCGCAAGCTCAAGCGCCGCGTGATCGCGGAAGGCCTGTCGGTGTTTCTCGGCGACAACCAGTCGGCATGGCTGATGCAAAGCGACGGCCACTATCGCCGACGCCGCGCGGGCAAGACGACGCGCAACGCGCAGCTCGGCCTGCTCGCGAAGTTCTGCTCGTAG
- the phoR gene encoding phosphate regulon sensor histidine kinase PhoR codes for MNIIWARFLVSLVLLVLISVLVGFFAGPTAALVFAAVMLAAQGFFSTFHTQRLWRLLDAPVYGEVPSAPGIWGEIYYRLHKLAKQWHAQVRQVEQQHSRFIQAIQASPNGVAMLDEHDTIEWCNAIAEVHFGLDAKRDLRQHVTNLVRHPDFVRYLNSQHYEEMLVMHGMGDARQNVLAVQVFPYGENRKLLLTQDITELERTDAMRRDFVANVSHELKTPLTVLSGFLETMRELPLNEEDRARYLDLMEQQASRMRHIVTDLLVLAKLEGDGKPAADRAIDMRSVFDHLKEDAQSLSNGHHDISFTLDDTLAVAGAQTEIFSAFANLVINAIRYTPEGGKIVVSWRREGAQAVFSVTDSGFGIPAADLPRLTERFYRVDRSRSRDTGGTGLGLAIVKHVLQRHDAHLYIQSEEGRGSTFTARFPASRVIAIRPAAFEA; via the coding sequence ATGAACATCATCTGGGCGCGCTTTCTGGTGTCGCTCGTGTTGCTCGTGCTGATCAGCGTACTGGTCGGCTTCTTCGCCGGCCCGACGGCCGCGCTCGTGTTCGCGGCCGTGATGCTGGCCGCACAGGGTTTTTTCAGCACGTTTCATACGCAGCGCCTGTGGCGGCTGCTCGACGCGCCGGTATACGGCGAAGTGCCGAGCGCGCCCGGCATCTGGGGCGAGATCTACTACCGGCTGCACAAGCTCGCGAAGCAGTGGCATGCGCAGGTGCGGCAGGTCGAGCAGCAGCATTCGCGCTTCATCCAGGCAATCCAGGCGTCGCCGAACGGCGTCGCGATGCTCGACGAGCACGACACGATCGAATGGTGCAACGCGATCGCCGAAGTGCATTTCGGCCTCGATGCGAAGCGCGACCTGCGCCAGCACGTCACGAATCTCGTCAGGCATCCGGATTTCGTCCGCTACCTGAATTCGCAGCATTACGAGGAGATGCTCGTGATGCACGGGATGGGCGACGCGCGGCAGAACGTGCTCGCGGTGCAGGTGTTCCCGTACGGCGAGAACCGCAAGCTGCTGCTGACGCAGGACATCACCGAGCTCGAGCGCACCGACGCGATGCGGCGCGACTTCGTCGCGAACGTGTCGCACGAGCTGAAGACGCCGCTCACCGTGCTGTCGGGCTTCCTCGAGACGATGCGCGAACTGCCGCTGAACGAGGAAGACCGTGCCCGCTACCTCGACCTGATGGAGCAGCAGGCGTCGCGGATGCGGCACATCGTCACCGACCTGCTGGTGCTCGCGAAGCTCGAAGGCGACGGCAAGCCGGCCGCCGACCGCGCGATCGACATGCGCTCCGTGTTCGACCATCTGAAGGAAGACGCGCAGTCGCTGTCGAACGGGCATCACGACATCTCGTTCACGCTCGACGACACGCTTGCGGTCGCCGGTGCGCAGACGGAGATCTTCAGCGCGTTCGCGAACCTCGTGATCAACGCGATCCGCTATACGCCGGAGGGCGGCAAGATCGTCGTGTCGTGGCGGCGCGAAGGCGCGCAGGCGGTGTTCTCGGTGACCGACAGCGGGTTCGGCATACCGGCGGCCGACCTGCCGCGGCTGACCGAACGCTTCTACCGCGTCGACCGCAGCCGGTCGCGCGACACGGGCGGCACCGGCCTCGGGCTCGCGATCGTCAAGCATGTGCTGCAGCGGCACGACGCGCACCTGTACATCCAGAGCGAGGAAGGACGCGGCAGCACGTTCACCGCGCGGTTCCCGGCGTCGCGCGTGATCGCGATCCGGCCCGCGGCGTTCGAGGCGTGA
- the sixA gene encoding phosphohistidine phosphatase SixA — translation MMNLILWRHAEAEDYAASDLARQLTARGRKEAQAMAKWLRGRLEAGSVILASPAARTVQTVEALTDQYRTVDALAPGADVDDVLAAAGWPDGIAPTVVIVGHQPTLGSVAAQLVAGSDDSWSIKKGGIVWLASRTRNGNRQAVLRAVLTPDLV, via the coding sequence ATGATGAACCTGATCCTGTGGCGCCACGCCGAGGCCGAAGACTACGCGGCGAGCGACCTCGCGCGCCAGCTGACCGCGCGCGGGCGCAAGGAGGCGCAGGCGATGGCGAAATGGCTGCGCGGCCGGCTGGAAGCCGGCAGCGTGATCCTCGCGAGCCCGGCGGCGCGCACCGTGCAGACGGTCGAGGCGCTGACCGACCAGTACCGGACCGTCGACGCGCTCGCGCCCGGCGCGGACGTCGACGACGTGCTCGCGGCGGCCGGCTGGCCCGACGGCATCGCGCCGACGGTGGTGATCGTCGGCCACCAGCCGACGCTCGGCAGCGTCGCCGCGCAGCTGGTGGCCGGCAGTGACGACAGCTGGAGCATCAAGAAAGGCGGCATCGTATGGCTCGCGAGCCGCACGCGCAACGGCAACCGGCAGGCGGTGCTGCGCGCCGTCTTGACGCCGGATCTGGTTTGA
- a CDS encoding DUF2288 domain-containing protein has protein sequence MSSEHESAAGASHSPLYVKLLGETAKIDWCDLERFFAQGKLLAVARDLDLVSVAEAIASDDKEQVTRWLAAGHVARMEADTAQDYAARNPELWAVVVSPWICVQERA, from the coding sequence ATGTCCTCCGAACACGAATCCGCTGCGGGCGCATCGCATAGCCCGCTCTACGTCAAACTCCTCGGCGAAACCGCGAAGATCGACTGGTGCGATCTGGAGCGTTTCTTCGCGCAGGGCAAGCTGCTTGCCGTCGCCCGCGATCTCGATCTCGTGAGCGTCGCCGAGGCGATCGCCAGCGACGACAAGGAACAGGTCACCCGCTGGCTCGCCGCCGGCCACGTCGCCCGCATGGAGGCGGACACCGCGCAGGACTACGCGGCGCGCAATCCGGAACTGTGGGCGGTCGTCGTCTCGCCGTGGATCTGCGTGCAGGAACGCGCCTGA
- the phoU gene encoding phosphate signaling complex protein PhoU has translation MSDKHLSSQFDADLNAVSSKVLEMGGLVEAQITGAMHALNEFDRAAAEKVIANEEILNTMEVEIDQECGNIIARRQPAARDLRLLMSISKTITNLERAGDEAEKIAKRVRRLIDEPAARAVNIAEIKVSGEMAVTILRRALDAFARLDTVAAAQIVKDDKEIDQEFRAFVRKLVSYMQEDPRTISVGLEYLFIAKAIERIGDHAKNLAEFIIYIVKGTDVRHQPRDTLDREANS, from the coding sequence ATGTCGGATAAACATTTGTCGAGCCAGTTCGACGCCGATCTCAATGCCGTGTCGTCGAAGGTGCTGGAGATGGGCGGGCTCGTCGAGGCGCAGATCACGGGCGCGATGCACGCGCTGAACGAATTCGACCGCGCTGCGGCCGAGAAGGTGATCGCGAACGAAGAGATCCTGAACACGATGGAAGTCGAGATCGACCAGGAGTGCGGCAACATCATCGCGCGCCGCCAGCCGGCCGCGCGCGACCTGCGCCTCCTGATGTCGATCTCGAAAACGATCACGAACCTCGAGCGCGCCGGCGACGAGGCGGAGAAGATCGCGAAACGCGTGCGCCGCCTGATCGACGAGCCGGCCGCGCGCGCGGTCAACATCGCCGAGATCAAGGTGTCGGGTGAGATGGCCGTGACGATCCTGCGCCGCGCGCTCGACGCGTTCGCGCGGCTCGACACGGTCGCCGCCGCGCAGATCGTCAAGGACGACAAGGAGATCGACCAGGAATTCCGCGCGTTCGTGCGCAAGCTCGTGTCGTACATGCAGGAAGATCCGCGCACGATCTCGGTCGGCCTCGAATACCTGTTCATCGCGAAGGCGATCGAACGGATCGGCGACCACGCGAAGAACCTCGCCGAATTCATCATCTACATCGTGAAGGGCACCGACGTGCGGCACCAGCCGCGCGACACGCTCGATCGCGAAGCCAACAGCTAA